Below is a genomic region from Henckelia pumila isolate YLH828 chromosome 3, ASM3356847v2, whole genome shotgun sequence.
CTTAAGGCAAGATTGGCTTCTACTGAAAGCATGACTCATGATGTGATTCGGGATTTATTGGGTGTGAAATTGAATATGAATAATTATGCTGTAAGTTTCCTGACTAACCCCACATTGTTTGAACTTGTTTCAAGGCAAAGGGATCACAAATTACTAAATGAAAGCCATGAACAATTGTGAAGCATTTAGTTTATGGATGACTGCTGATGGATTTATGTACTTGGATCTGCATTGTGCATGCAAGAGCCTTTGTGCATCTCAGAGGAAAAATACTGTTTTAACTCCCAATTTATTTGTCATTGATAGAATTTAATGGACAATCAACAACTTCACTCGTTAGTGAACGGAACTCAGAACCACAATGCTGAAGCTCAAGTTAAGGTATACATTTTCTTTCCATGATTGGCTTCAGTTATTGGTATGCTACATGGGATGTTGACTATCTAACTTCGTGGATGCTACCTTGTAGGAACAAGAAGTTTTTGACCTGAAATGTCAGATTAACGAGTTCATCAAAGAGAGGAATGGGTAATGAACTGTGTTATAAAGTTGATGGTTGTTTCCGCCTAAGTTGCTCATCTTGTGTAGAATTATAATTCAGATGGCTGGACGAGATTGAGAGAAAACAGGCTGAATTGGTTGCTGCACATGTTAGTTTAGAAAAACTACGGCAACGTGATCAATTGCTGACGACTGAAAATGAGATGTTCAAGGTTGTATATCTTTCGCTAATAATTAATGGAAATCCACTAATTAAACTCCTTGTCGAATAATTCTATTTAAATGCAACTAAAGAATTTCATATTTGTATTATCATTTTGCTTCATGATTGAAATTTCTGTCAGGTGGATAGTTCCAATCACAAGAAGCGAGTGATGGAACTTGAAGGAGAACTCAAGAAGTTGAGTGGTCAACAGAATATCCAACAACGCATCCATCATCACGCTAAAATTAAGGCAATAGACTTGTaaagttttattaattatttgcaACAGTATCCTCCTAATGCTCAAATTGAATATATAAATAGGTGGTGTTCATCGACATCTGCTAAGTTCCATTTACTAATTTGTAATCGAATGATTGCTGAAAAAACTTTGATGATGTCATAGGAAGAGAACAATTTACTGAAGACTCAAAATGAAGACCTTAGCACGAAGCTGCGGAGAACAGAAGTTATTCTTTCCCGTGTCAAGGAAGAGCTAGCTCAATTCCGTGTGGCAAATGGGAGAAATCCCTACATCAATTTTGATGAGGAGCAATTGTTGGACAAGAAGTTGAAGGTCAGTCCATAGAGCAATGCTTTTCAAACTGAGGAAGCCTGAGAGAGAATTCTTGATTCTAATGGCAATGTTGCTTGTAACAGGAAACGGAAGAGGAGAGATTGCATTTAGCTCAGAAGTTACTTGGCCTGTGTACTACTGTATTAAAGGTCAGATAATGTTATTCTCTGATATATTAGAGTGTTGCCACATTTTATCAAATTGAAACTCAAACAGCATAACACCTCATTGGAACTCCCTATGCATGGAGGATACAGATGATGTTTTTAACTTTTTTCTCCTATATCTCTATAAAACAAATACTACAGGCTGCTGGAATAACAACTACCACTGAAGTAAGTCTCCCAGCGGCTGAAGAAGCACTTGAGCAGCTAAAGAATCGGGTAATTTCTCTTGAAATGGAACTTGAAGATTTGAAAGTCAAGGTAATTTATTGGGCTACAGTACCTTTTGATCATTAACTCAGCAACCTTATGTGCTCTTTAGAGGGCATATACTAAATATCGCTTATCTTCTGACTTTGTAGAATCGAATAGTTGATGAAAGAATGAGATTGTCTGAACTCCAGACACAGGCTTCACCTGTGAATTTGAGGACCGGAGAGAATTCCCTTGCCCGGAATCGTGTTGCTCAAACTCCATTTCTTTCAGCTTTCGAGAGATGAAGCCTCCGGCCGGCGCTCTAGTGTTcatcaaaggaaaaaaaaaaaaaaaggttagcTTTTAGCTAACACTTTGATACAATAGCATGTCAGTAGTTGTAAATGTCAGTGTAACAAAGAAGTTATAATTCCCCACTCTTGTGTGCATTCATTTGAGTCACAAGAAAGCAATCAATATGTAAATGAATTTGAAAATATAGAAAGTTTAGCCATTAATCAAATTGCAAATTTACACCCATATGAATTTTGACCTTGAAAGTGTCCCAAACGATTACTTAGTGTTTTCTAGCCAACAATTGGGATGCCTATGTTTGCTCAATTTCAAAAGAGTTCTGTCAGAGATTATATTTCCGTGAATCTAAAAAATTCTTACTTTACATCATCCATGGTCACAATATCCCAACATCCACAAGGAATCTAGGCAAAATGTTACGTAGAAAATGCCAAGATCAAGTCTTGTCACGGCCAACAATTTGAATTTCTATTTGTAACACGCAAGTATTTTGTCAAATAAtgttttagtaaaaaaaaaattcaaaaatttgataattgaatatatagCATAGGATCGTTCAATGATTTAGCC
It encodes:
- the LOC140888556 gene encoding kinesin-like protein KIN-12D; the protein is EENNLLKTQNEDLSTKLRRTEVILSRVKEELAQFRVANGRNPYINFDEEQLLDKKLKETEEERLHLAQKLLGLCTTVLKAAGITTTTEVSLPAAEEALEQLKNRVISLEMELEDLKVKNRIVDERMRLSELQTQASPVNLRTGENSLARNRVAQTPFLSAFER